In the Microtus pennsylvanicus isolate mMicPen1 chromosome 6, mMicPen1.hap1, whole genome shotgun sequence genome, one interval contains:
- the LOC142851967 gene encoding survival motor neuron protein isoform X1, with product MAMGSGGAVSEQEDSVLFRRGTGQSDDSDIWDDTALIKAYDKAVASFKHALKNGDICETSDKPKVTARRKPPKKNKNQKKNATAPLKQWKVGDKCSAVWSEDGCIYPATISSIDFKRETCVVVYTGYGNREEQNLSDLLSPTCEVANNTGQSTHENESPASTDESENSSRSLRSKPQSKSKAAPWTSFLPPPPPMPGSGLGPGKPGLRFNGPPPPPPPPPPFLPCWMPPFPSGPPIIPPPPPISPDCMDDTDALGSMLISWYMSGYHTGYYMGFRQNKKEGKCSHAN from the exons ATGGCGATGGGCAGCGGCGGCGCGGTCTCGGAACAGGAAGACTCGGTGCTCTTCCGGCGTGGCACCGGCCAG AGTGATGATTCTGATATTTGGGATGATACAGCATTGATAAAAGCTTATGATAAAGCTGTGGCTTCCTTTAAG CATGCGCTGAAGAATGGCGACATTTGCGAAACTTCAGATAAGCCAAAAGTCACAGCTAGAAGAAAACCCCCTAagaagaataaaaaccaaaagaagaatgCCACAGCTCCCTTGAAACAg TGGAAAGTCGGCGACAAATGTTCTGCCGTTTGGTCAGAAGACGGCTGCATTTACCCAGCTACCATTTCTTCTATTGATTTTAAGAGAGAAACCTGTGTTGTGGTTTATACTggatatggaaacagagaggaacAAAACCTGTCTGATCTCCTTTCCCCAACCTGTGAAGTAGCTAATAATACAGGACAGAGCACTCACGAG aatGAAAGCCCAGCTTCAACAGACGAAAGTGAAAACTCCTCCAGATCTCTCAGAAGTAAACCACAGAGCAAGTCCAAAGCTGCGCCGTGGACTTCATTTCTCCCGCCACCACCCCCAATGCCAGGGTCAGGACTGGGACCAGGAAAG CCAGGTCTAAGATTCAATGGCCCACCACCGCcgcccccgccccctcctcccttcttgccGTGTTGGATGCCTCCATTCCCTTCAGGACCACCA ataattcctccaccccctcccataTCTCCAGACTGTATGGACGACACTGATGCCCTGGGAAGTATGCTGATCTCTTGGTACATGAGTGGCTACCATACTGGCTACTACATG GGtttcagacaaaataaaaaagaagggaagtgCTCACATGCAAATTAA
- the LOC142851967 gene encoding survival motor neuron protein isoform X2 → MAMGSGGAVSEQEDSVLFRRGTGQSDDSDIWDDTALIKAYDKAVASFKHALKNGDICETSDKPKVTARRKPPKKNKNQKKNATAPLKQWKVGDKCSAVWSEDGCIYPATISSIDFKRETCVVVYTGYGNREEQNLSDLLSPTCEVANNTGQSTHENESPASTDESENSSRSLRSKPQSKSKAAPWTSFLPPPPPMPGSGLGPGKIIPPPPPISPDCMDDTDALGSMLISWYMSGYHTGYYMGFRQNKKEGKCSHAN, encoded by the exons ATGGCGATGGGCAGCGGCGGCGCGGTCTCGGAACAGGAAGACTCGGTGCTCTTCCGGCGTGGCACCGGCCAG AGTGATGATTCTGATATTTGGGATGATACAGCATTGATAAAAGCTTATGATAAAGCTGTGGCTTCCTTTAAG CATGCGCTGAAGAATGGCGACATTTGCGAAACTTCAGATAAGCCAAAAGTCACAGCTAGAAGAAAACCCCCTAagaagaataaaaaccaaaagaagaatgCCACAGCTCCCTTGAAACAg TGGAAAGTCGGCGACAAATGTTCTGCCGTTTGGTCAGAAGACGGCTGCATTTACCCAGCTACCATTTCTTCTATTGATTTTAAGAGAGAAACCTGTGTTGTGGTTTATACTggatatggaaacagagaggaacAAAACCTGTCTGATCTCCTTTCCCCAACCTGTGAAGTAGCTAATAATACAGGACAGAGCACTCACGAG aatGAAAGCCCAGCTTCAACAGACGAAAGTGAAAACTCCTCCAGATCTCTCAGAAGTAAACCACAGAGCAAGTCCAAAGCTGCGCCGTGGACTTCATTTCTCCCGCCACCACCCCCAATGCCAGGGTCAGGACTGGGACCAGGAAAG ataattcctccaccccctcccataTCTCCAGACTGTATGGACGACACTGATGCCCTGGGAAGTATGCTGATCTCTTGGTACATGAGTGGCTACCATACTGGCTACTACATG GGtttcagacaaaataaaaaagaagggaagtgCTCACATGCAAATTAA
- the LOC142851967 gene encoding survival motor neuron protein isoform X3: MPGSGLGPGKPGLRFNGPPPPPPPPPPFLPCWMPPFPSGPPIIPPPPPISPDCMDDTDALGSMLISWYMSGYHTGYYMGFRQNKKEGKCSHAN, encoded by the exons ATGCCAGGGTCAGGACTGGGACCAGGAAAG CCAGGTCTAAGATTCAATGGCCCACCACCGCcgcccccgccccctcctcccttcttgccGTGTTGGATGCCTCCATTCCCTTCAGGACCACCA ataattcctccaccccctcccataTCTCCAGACTGTATGGACGACACTGATGCCCTGGGAAGTATGCTGATCTCTTGGTACATGAGTGGCTACCATACTGGCTACTACATG GGtttcagacaaaataaaaaagaagggaagtgCTCACATGCAAATTAA
- the LOC142852821 gene encoding small EDRK-rich factor 1, producing MARGNQRELARQKNMKKTQEISKGKRKEDCLTASQRKQRDSEIMQQKQKIANEKKSMQTREK from the exons ATGGCCC GTGGAAATCAAAGAGAACTTGCCCGccagaaaaatatgaagaaaacccAGGAGAttagcaaaggaaaaaggaaagaggattGCTTGACTGCCTCCCAGAGAAAGCAGCG gGACTCTGAGATCATGCAACAAAAGCAGAAGATAGCCAATGAGAAGAAGTCCATGCAGACAAGAGAAAAGTGA